A window of Microbacterium sp. Root61 genomic DNA:
CCCGGCGTGCCGAATGCCGGCGACGCGGCGCCGGTTCCGTAGAGGTGGTGCAGCAGCGCCGTCGGGACGTCGTCGAGCGAATCGAGGGTGAAGTCGATGAACAGCACCCGGCTCTCCTGCGGTGCGATCACGGCGGTGTCGACGTAGCCCGCGGGCAGCGAGCGCAGCCGGTTGCAGTCTCCGAACGTGCACGTGGTGTCGACCAGCGCGGCACCGGAGAAGCTCGCGATGATCTTCGTCGGCTTGAGGCCATCGACCACCTCGATGCGCTCGAGCGTGGCCGGTTCGGCCGTCGCGTTGGTGAGCTGCAGGTCGTAGACGACGTGGTACTTGCCGTCCGAGCCACGGAATGGCAGCGGTGCGTTGCCGATGGGGATGACCGTGATCGCGGTGAACGCGTCCGGCACGGTGACGCCTGCGACGGAGTCGGCGGGTGGCGGCGCGGTGGTGGCCGTGGTGGGATCGGCTTCCGCCGAGCACCCAGTCGCGACGAGTGCGACCGCGGCGACCAACGAGACGAACAGCAAGGGCACGCGGCGGATTGTCACGCAGAGACTCCATCCTTCAGTTTTCCTGAAGCCTATCGGGCCGGGGAAAGCGGTACTGACCGCCGCCCGCCCCCGATATCGGGGTCAGCACGGGTGACGGATGCCGCAGCATGGGCCACGATGTGACCATGGCGAAGCTCCTGCTGACGGCGATGCCCTTCACCGGGCATGTGACGCCGATGCTCTCCGTGGCGGCCGCGCTCGTCGCGCGCGGACACGACGTGCGGTTCTACACCGGCTCGGCGTTCAGACCCGGAGTCGAGGCATCCGGTGCTCGGCACGTGCCGTGGACGAAGGCGCCGGAGTTCGATGAGAACGATCTCACGGCCACCTTCCCCCGACTCGTCGGGAAGAAGGGGCTGGGGCAGCTGCTCATCAACGTGCAGGACGTCTTCATCAAGACCGCGCCGGCGCAGCTCGAGGACCTCACGGCGGAGTGGGAGCGCGAGCCGTGGGAGGCGCTGGCCGGGGACGAGATGTCGATCGGGACGGCGCTCTACGCGGAGAAGACCGCCTGCCCGTGGGGGACGGTCGCGGTGCTCCCGCTCAACCTGATCGGCCGGGAAGGGCCGCCGAGCGGGATGGGCCTGACACCGGGGCGCAATCCGGTGACCAGGCTCCGCGATGCCGTCCTCCGCACCGCGGTGCCGCTGATCGCGCGTCCGCTGTCGAAGCCGCTCGCGTCCGCCCGTGCCGAGATCGGGCTCCCGCCGTCGAAGGCGCCCTTCGACCGGGTCGCGTTCTCCGCCCGGCTGCTCGTCGCCAGCGGCGCACCGCTGCTGGATTACGAGCGCACCGACCGTCCGGCATCCGTGCACTTCGTCGGGCAGTTGCGCCCCGCACCGACACCATCCGCGCTGCCGCCCTGGTGGGCCGATCTCGACGGACGCACCGTGGTCCACGTCACGCAGGGCACGCAGAACATCGACCCGTCCGACCTGATCCGCCCGACCCTGGACGCACTGGCCGACCGAGACATGATCGTCGTCGTCTCCACCGGCGTGCCCGACCGTGACGAGCTGCCGTTCCCCGTCCCGCGCAACGCGCGCGTCGCCGGATTCCTGCCGTACGCCGATCTGCTCCCTCAGGTCGATCTCGTCGTGACCAACGGAGGCTGGGGCGGGACCCTCGCCGCTCTGGCGCACGGCATCCCGCTCGTCATCGCGGGCGGCGACCTCGACAAGCCCGAGATCGCGGCGCGCGTCGCGTGGGCAGGCGCCGGGTTCAACCTGAAGACCGGCACGCCCAGCGCGGCGAAGGTGGCCGGCGGCGTCGATCGCGTGCTGGCGGATCCGTCGTTCCGGGATGCCGCGGCACGCGTCGGGCGTCAGCTCGACGAGCTCGGCGGCCCGAACCGGGCGGCCGAGCTGCTCGAAACCCTGCTCTGACGTCCCGCATCCGTCCCGTCGTGCGGACATCGACCGCGACATGCGGCCTGTTCAAGCCGGGCGATCCGCGCGTCGGACGGGATGTCCGCAGGAAGGGACGGCCCGCAGACGCGACATGCCCGTTCGGCCGAAGCCGAACGGGCATGTGCGAGACCCGAACTACGCGGTGAGCTCGGCGTTGGTCGGCAGAGCGCCGGCGATCTCGGCGACGAGGTCGTCGCCGGGGCGGGCGTCCTCGAACGGTGCGTCGATCTCGGCGCGCTCGAGCATCTCGGTCATCTTCCGACGACGCTGACGCGTGATGAGGGTGACGACGCGACCCTGGGCACCGGCGCGACCGGTGCGGCCGGAACGGTGCAGGTACGTCTTGAACTCATCGGGCGCATCCGCCTGAACGACCAGGTCGATGTCGTCGACGTGGATGCCGCGCGCGGCGACATCGGTGGCGACGAGCACACGCACCCGACCGGAGGTGAGCCGCTCGAGGTTGCGCGTGCGCTTGGCCTGGTTGAGGTCGCCGTGCAGCGCGACGGCGGGGATGCCGCGGTCGGCGAACTGCTCGGCGAGCATCTCGGCGTAGGCGCGGGTGCGGGCGAAGACCAGGGTCTTGCCCTCACGGTCGACGAGCTCGTCGAGGATCTCGGCCTTGTCGCGGTGCTCGATGACGAGCACGCGGTGCTCGATCGTGCCGGTCTCCTGCGTCTCGCCGGCGACCTCGTAGACGGCCGGGTTGACCAGGAACTCGTCCACGACGCCGGCCACCTCGCGGTCGAGCGTCGCCGAGAAGAGCAGCTTCTGGCTGCCGACGGCGGTCTCGCGCAGGATGCGCTGGACGGGCTCGAGGAAGCCGAGCTCGCTCATGTGGTCGGCCTCGTCGATCACGGCGATCATCACGTTGGACAGGTCGAGCTTGCCCTGGTTGATGAGGTCTTCGATGCGGCCGGGGGTGCCGATGATGATGTCGACTCCCTTGCGCAGTGCGCCGACCTGACGCCCCTGGGGCACGCCGCCGTAGATCTGGGTCGTGAACAGGCCGACGCTGCGGGCGATCGGCTGGATGGTGCGGTCGATCTGCAGCGCGAGCTCGCGCGTCGGGGCGAGGATCAGGGCCATCGGAGCGCGGGCGAACTCGCGCTTCTTTCCGGCCTGAGCCTTGAGCACGCGCTCGACGAGCGGGGCGCCGAAGGCGATGGTCTTGCCGGAGCCGGTGCGGCCACGTGCGAGTACGTCGCGGCCGGCGAGCACCTCGGGGATCGTCGCGGCCTGGATCGGGAACGGCGACGGGGCGCCGAGATCGATCAGGGTGTTCGCGATGTTCTGGCCGAGGCCGAGGTCCGACCACGTGGTCGAGCCGACCTCGTCGGCCTGTACGGCCTCTGCCTGCAGGCGCTCGTGCACGACGTCCACGTGGTCGTGGTGCGCCTTCGCCTTGGTCTCGGCGTTCCAGTCGGAACGGTTCCCGGATGCCGCGGGGCGGCGGTTCTGGTCACCGAAGTCACGACGGGGACGGTCGTCGTTCGAACGAGCCGGACGCTCGGTGTACGAACGCGCGGGACGGTCGTCGTTCGAGCGCGCCGGGCGATCGCTGTACGAACGAGCCGGACGGTCATCCGAACGCGCCGGACGGTCGTTGTACGGACGCGCGGGGCGATCGCTGTACGAACGGGCACCACGGTCATCCGAACGGGCCGGGCGATCGCTGTACGAACGGGCACCACGGTCATCCGTGCGCGCCGGACGGTCGCTGTAGGAGCGGGCACCACGGTCATCCGAACGGGTCGGACGGTCGTTGCTGTACGGACGCGCGGGACGGTCGCTGTACGAACGTGCGGGACGGTCGTCCGTGCGAGCCGGACGGTCATTGTACGAACGGGCGCCCCGGTCATCCGAACGGGCCGGACGGTCATTGTACGAACGGGCGCCCCGGTCATCCGAACGGGCCGGACGGTCGTTGCTGTACGGACGCGCCGGGCGGTCGTTGTACGAACGGGCCGGGCGGTCATCGTTCGAACGCGCCGGACGGTCACTGTAGGAGCGAGCCGGACGGTCGTCGTACGAGCGCGCGGGACGGTCGCTGAACGAGCGTGCGGGACGCTCGCCCTGGGCCCGGTCGGAGCGGGGGGCATGGTCGCGGATGCCGCGGGACTCATCGCGACCGGCGCGCTGGGTCGAGGTCCAACGGCCCTTGGCCGCGGGAGCACCCTCTTCGGGTGCGCGGTAGCCGCGGTGTCCGGAGCTGCGGCTGCCGGCCTTGGCGGCACCCGTGGCGGGACGGTGCTGGCGGTCGTGGAACGACGTCTTCTTCTCGCCGTAGCGCGGCTCGAAGTTCGGGCGCGAGCTGGAGGGCTTCTTCTTGTTATTGGGCATGCTGGTGTCTTTCTGGGTTGTCTCGATGTGAGGACAGCACTCCAGAGCGCTCCGTGACATACGGAGGCAACGCCGCAACATGCGGCAAGGGAGTAACCCGGACACTGTCGGCCGGGGGCCATTTCACGTGATGGTCGTCGGGATGGAATCATCCCCACCATCGGCCCCTTGGACTCACAAACCCAACCGCGAACCATCGCGGTGTCCAGAGCCGACTGGGTTCAGTCTAGCGCAGCGGTCAATCCGACCCTGAGAAACCGCCACGACGGAGGCTTCCGGCCCTACACTGACGCCATGCGATCCGAGCAGGTCGGGCAAAGCACCGACATTTCCGTGCCAGCACCGAATCTGCGCGCCGAGTCGGAGGCCGTTTACGCGGCCGGCGCCAGCGGCATCCTCGGAGCCTTATACGGCTTCGTCGTGTCCCTCCTGGCCCCCGACCAGCCGCTGTCCACCGCCGGGGGGTCCTTCGGGCTCGCCGCTGCGATCGGGGCCGGGGTCATCGCCGTGGTCGCCGCGACGATCGGCTATTGGCGCACGCGGAACCGCCCCGGCCAGGAATGGCGCCGCGCGCTCCCCTCGTGGAAGTTCACCGTCAACACGATCTCGGTCGTGATCGTCCATGCCGCCCTGGCGTTCCTCGCCACGTTCGCGATCTTCCGGGTGCTGAGCCTCGGATTCGTCGGACTCCCGGTCATCACGTTCTGGGCCGTCGTGCTGATGGCGGTCGCCCTCGGCCTGACGGTGTACTTCGTGTACCTCTCGGTCTCGCGCATGACGACGCAGCGCATGTCGTCACTGCTGATGGCGTTCATCGTGATCGGGACGCTCACCGCGATGGTCACCACGACCGACCCGGCATGGTGGACCATCCACTTCAGCCACCTCGGCTCGTTCACGTCGCTCTCGAGCTTCATCTTCAACGGCACGCTGATCGCCGGAGGCCTGCTCGTGACGACGTTCGCGGTCTACCTCGCCCATGACATGCAGGCGCTCCACGAAGCCGGGGTGCTCACGAACCCCCGTGCCCCGCGCACCGTCTCGGTGCTGTTCGTGATCATGGGAGTCATGCTCGCCTGCGTCGGGATCTTCCCCGTCAACGTGAACCTGCTGCTGCACAACCTCTCGGCGTCCGGAATGGCAGCGATGTTCCTGGCGCTCCTGATCAGCGGCCCCAGGGTGCTGAAGGGGATGCCGCGCACCTACTTCCTCGCATCCTGGGTGTTCCTGGCCGCGACCGTGGCCTCGGTCATCCTGTTCATCGTCACCTACTTCACGCTCACCGCCTTCGAGATCATCGTCTTCGCGCTGATCTTCGGCTGGATCTCCTTCTTCATCCGCTTCCTCGGGGTCACCGGCCAGAAGGACTGAGCCGGCCGCCGCTCGCCCGCCGGCATCGACGGACAGGAAGATCGAGTGGAATAGGACCATGACGGACCAACCCATCACCGTCGCGATCGAGCGACGCATCGATCCCGCACGCGCATCCGTGGCCACAAGCTGGATGCAGGCGGGAACCGACCTGGCCACCACCTTCGACGGATTCCTCGGCTCCGGCTGGGTCCGGGCGGGTGAGGGCAGCGACCTCTGGTACATGCTGTACCGCTTCCGCGACATCCCCACGCTCGAGGCGTGGGAACAGTCCGCGCAGCGCGAATGGTGGCTCGACTCCGGTCGACCGTTCGCCCACGAGGTCCGCGTCGAGCGGCGCACCGGGATCGAGGGATGGTTCGACGCCCCGTTCGCGACGCACATCGAATCGATGGGCGAGACGGATGCCGCGACCCCGACCGGTCCGATCCTGCAGCCGATCCCGGCAGCCCCACCCCGGTGGAAGCAGGCGGTCACGATCTGGCTCGGCTTCTTCCCGACGAATCTCCTGGCGACGTGGCTGCTGAGCTACGTGCCGGGGCTGGGGGATTGGCCGCTCGTGCTGCGGGTGCTGCTGACCACGGTGCTGCTGACGCCGATCATGACCTACTTCGTCCTACCCTGGGTGACGCGGCTGCTGCGGCCGTGGCTGCAGAGGTGATGATGAGTACGACGCTTCCCGCCGATCCCACCGGACGGCAGGTGCATCTCGCGACCGCCGATGGGCGGGTCACCGCCCAGATCGCGCAGGTCGGGGCCTCCCTTCGCGGTCTGCGGGTCACCGGGATCGACCTCGTCCCGCCCTACCCGGCGGGCACGATGACGCCCGCCGCCTCCGGTGTCGTGCTGGTGCCGTGGCCCAATCGGGTCCGCGACGGCGCCTGGACGCAGCGCGGTGCGAGCCACCGTCTGCCGATCACCGACATCCCGACGGGCACCGCCTCGCACGGACTGCTGCGGTTCGCGTCGTACGACATCGTGGACGAGTCGGCGGATGCGGTCAGCTTGAGCGCGCCGGTCGTCCCGCGCTCGGGCTACCCGTTCCACCTCGACACGACGGTCACCTACGCGGTCACCGCGTCGGGGATCGAGGTCACCCACCGCGTCACGAACATCGGAGCGGATGATGCACCCGTCGCTCTCGGCACGCACCCCTACGTGTGCCTCGGCGACGTGGCCACCGCGGACCTGACCCTGACCGTTCCGGGCGCGACACGGTTCGTGCTGGATGAGCGGCTGCTGCCGGTGGACGAGGTCGCCGTCACTCCCGACGTCGACCTGCGCGCGGGCGCTCGGCTGGGCGACGTGACCCTGAATTACGCCTACGGTTCGCTCGGTCGGTCCGCCGACGGACGCGTGCGCACGACACTCGTCGCGGCCGACGGGCGCTCGGTCGAGCTCTGGCAGGGGCCGGGATTCGACTACGTGCAGGTGTACACGATGGATGCATATCCAGGCCAGGCGCTGGCGGTCGCCGTCGAGCCGATGACCGCCCCTCCTGACGCGCTGAACTCCGGTCAGGGTCTGCGCTGGCTCGCGTCAGGCGAGTCGTGGGAGCTGCGCTGGGGAATCGCATCCTCGCTCTCGCTGTAGCCACTGGCGAGAGTCTTCATTCACCCGTAATACCCGGATTGCGCGAATCACGTCCCGATCAGGATACGATCAGCGAGAAAGAGTCATCTGGGGACGACTAAGGCTTCGCGTTCCCGATCCGTGGGGGCGGCGGTCACGTCGTAGGGGAACCCGGTCGGGGGCGCTACGAACGAACCTGCGTAAAAAATGACCCTTGCTCCGACCATTGTCACTCCGCGACGCTTCCTGGCGTCTCTCACCGGCCTGCCGCACGGCATCACCCGAGTTGCCAGCGCGCGTGCGTTCTCCACCATCGCCGGTCTCCTCGCGATCGGCGTCGCCTTGGCGATCCTGACGACTCCCGACCCGCTGTGGTGGCACCTGCATTTCAGCCACCTGGGCACCTTCCCGGTGCTCTCCGGCGCGATCTTCAACGCGACGATCATGACGACGGGCACCCTGATCGCCCTGTTGTCGCGGCGCGTCTACATCGAGCTTCGCGCGCATGTCGCGCGATCCCGCTCACACCGCCGCTCTCCGATCGTGCTGTCGACGCTCACCGCGTCGGTGGGACTGCATCTGACGGGCGTGGGGCTCGTTCCGATCGACACCTTGACCGCGCTGCACGAAGGCCTGGCATTCGGCATCCCGATCTCGGTCGCGGCCATGATGATCGCCGCCCCCGCCCTCCTGCGCGGGACCGGGCGTCCGCTCGGAAAGCGGACGATCCCGGCGGCCGGGGCTCTTGTCGGCGCCTACGTCGTGATGAACCTGGGGTTCATCAACCTCGCCGCGTTCGAGCTGATCGGCTTCACCGCGATGTTCGTCTGGATGACCATGTTCCTCGGATGCCTCGTGCCGCGGGCCGCGGCGTCCGCTCCCGAGACCGCCCCCGCAGGCCGGATGCGGGAGATCGACGGACACCACGCGGTTGCTTCCGCCGCCCGGCTTGCGGGCCCCGCGCTCGGTCTCTCCTTCGCGCCCCTCGTGACCTCACGCTCCCTTGACGGAGATGGCGGCGCGACCGTGTCGTGTCTCACACCGCTCCCGCATCGTGCGATCAGCGTCTCCTCGGCTCCCCGCGCTCACCCGAAGGGTGGGCACGGGCCCGCGCCGGCGACATCCGGACGTTCGTCGGATATCAGTCCGACGCGGAGCCTCTTCCCACCGGTGCTGCGTCAGACCGTGTCGTCGGGCCGGCTTTCGCGATCCCCGGTCTGCTCGTCATCCGTCTCGGCCTGATCCGGCGACTCCTCCGCTGACTCCGCCTCGGCGGTATCGGCGTCCGCGCTGGGCGCGGACTCCTCGGCCGGCTCGACCGTGGCTTCGTCGGCCTCTGGCTCGTCGCTCGCGGACTCCTCCACGGGCTCATCGGTCGCTTCGTCCGACTCCGACTCCTCCGCAGGCTCGTCTGGCTCGTCGCTCGCGGACTCCTCCGCGGGCTCGTCCGATGCGGTCTCGTCCGACTCCGGCTGATCCGTGGCCACGTCGGTCGCGACTGCGGCATCCGCCTCAGCATCCGGCTCCACCTCGGCCAGGGACTCGGCGTCGACGTCTGTCTCGGCGCCCGACTCGGTGTCGGAATCAGACTCGGCATCCCCGGCCTCTGCAACGTCAGCCTCGACCTCGACCGCATCGGCGTCGGACTCCACAGCCGCGGCGGCTGCGGCATCCGCAGAATCCGTCTCGACCGTCGCGGACTCGAGAGCCGCAGCACCGGCAACGACCTGCGCCGACGCGGGGACATCGATGATGCCGGTGTCGGTCGGCACCTCGCCGTTTGCCTCGCTCATGGCGCGACGGGCGCGGCGCGACTCGAAGACCATCGGGGCCGCCTCGGCCGCCGCGACACCGGCGAGAGCCAGCGCGGGCTCCGGCTCTGCGACGACGCCGTCCTGTCCCTTCCGGCGGGCGGCGCGACGCTCGCGGGCACCCTCGACGAGGTTGTACAGCGTCGGCAGCACGAGGAGCGTGAGCACGGTGGAGGAGATGAGTCCGCCGATCACGACGATCGCGAGCGGCTGCGAGATGAAGCCGCCGTGCCCGGTGAGGCCCATCGCCATGGGCGTGAGGGCGAAGATCGTCGCGAGAGCGGTCATCAGGATCGGTCGCAGACGGCGCGCGCCACCGGCGATGGTCGCATCGTGCGCGGACAGCCCCTTCTCGCGGTACTGGTTGACCAGGTCCACGAGCACGATCGCATTCGTCACGACGATGCCGATCAGCATCAGCACGCCGATGAGCGACGCGACGCCCAGCGGCACACCGGTCGCGATCTGCAGCAGGATCGCACCCGTCGCCGCGAACGGCACCGACACGAGCAGCAGCAGCGGCTGGCGCAGCGACTTGAACGTCGCGACCATCACGATGTAGACGATCAGGATCGCGGCGAGCATCGCGAGACCCAGCTGCGAGAAGGCGTCCTCCTGCTGGGAGACGACGCCGCCCAGCGAGGCATCCGCCGACGCGGGAAGGTCGGCGTCGGCGAGCGCGGTCGTCACGCTGGCCGAAGCCGTCGCGAGGTCATCCGTAGACGGCGAGACCGTCACCGTGGCCGTGCGCTGTCCGCGCTCGGTGGTGATCGAGGTCGGCCCCTCGCTCTGCTCGACCGTGGCGACGTCCGACAGCGGGATCGGACCGGCGGCGCTGGGCACGGTGAGGGCGCGCAGCTCGTCGATCGTGGCCGGGGTCTGCGACGCGGCGAGGTACACCGTGAGCTGCGTCTCGTCGATCTCGACGGCACCGATCCGCTGCGGCTGCATCGTGTTGGACACGAGGGCGCCGACGGCGACCTCGGACAGGCCGAGCGAGGCGGCCTTGTCACGGTCGACGGTCACCGCGATGTACGGGAGGGATGCCGAGAGGTTGCTGGAGACCTGCCCGACGCCGTCGCGGCCGGTGACCGATTCCACCACGGCATCCGTCGCGGTCTGCAGCGTGTCGCCGTCCGGAGCGGTGATGTCGATGGCGATGTCGCTCGAGCCGAACCCGCCGCCGTTGGAGGCGATGGTGATGGTGCCGGCGTCGTCCAGATCGGCGACGGCCTGCTGCACGTCCTCGCGGACGGCTACCTGGTCGGCGTCCGGGTCGGTCGTGATCGAGTAGGTGATCCCGCTCCCGCCGCCGGAGAAGGCGTCGCGCAGCGCGGATCCGCTGGAGCCGATCGACACCTGCACGGTCTGGATGCCGTCGATGCCCTGCAGCGCGTCCTCGACCTGCGCGGCGGCGGCGTCCTCGGCGTCCAGGCTCGGCGCCGGGCCGATGTCCTGCGTCATGGTGAACGTGTTCTGGCCCGAGTCACCGAGGAAGTTCGTCTTCATGAGCGGCGCGATCGCGACCGTGCCCGCGAGCACCAGCACCGCGATCAGCAGCGTGACCCAGGAGTGCTTGAGGGTCCAGCGCAGCACCGGCAGGTACGCCTTCTGCAGGCGGCTGGGCGGGGATGCCGGGTCCTCTGGGTCGATCTCCTGCCCGTGGGCGTCGAGGATCGGCTTGCCGGGGCGCAGGAACCAGTACGCCAGCACCGGCACGATCGTCAGGGCCACGAACAGCGACGCCGTCATGGCGATCGTCACGGTCATCGCGAACGGGCGGAAGAGCTCGCCGGTGACGTCACCGACGAACGCGATGGGCAGGAAGACCGCGACGGTGGTGATGGTGGAGGCGGTGATGGCCGAGGCGACCTCGCGCACCGCGCGCTTGATCGACGCCATCTTGTCGGCATCGCCGACGTAGTGCCGCTTGATGTTCTCGATCACGACGATCGAGTCGTCCACGACACGACCGATCGCGATGGTCAGAGCACCCAGCGTGAGGATGTTCAGCGAGTAGCCGAACGCCTGGATCCCGATGAAGGTGATCAGCACGCTGGTCGGGATCGAGATGGCCGTGACGAGCGTGGCACGCACCGACAGCAGGAACAGCAGGATCACGAGCACGGCGAAGACGAGCCCCAGCATGCCCTCCTGCGCGAGCGCCTCGATCGACTGCTGGATGTACGGGGCCTGGTCGAACACGACCGTGAAGGTGGCGCCGTCGAGGCTCTTCTCCAGATCCGGCAGCACCGCGAGGACACCGCGCGAGACGTCCACCGTGTTGGCGGACGGGAGCTTGGTGACGGCGATCGTCAGAGCGGGCTCGCCATCGACGCGGGAGATCGAGGTGACGGGATCGGTGTCGGAGGCCACGGTCGCGACATCCGCGATCGTGACGGGACCGGACTGGAACTGCGCCGCATCCGTCGGCACCAGCGGCAGCGCCGCCAGGTCATCGACCGTCGTGATCTTCACGCCGGTCTGCACCGTCAGTGTCTGGTCGTTCTCGGTGATCTCACCGCCCGGGAACAGGACGCCGTTCTGGTCGAGCGCATCGCGGATCGCCTGCTGGGTGAACCCGGCCTCGGCGAGCTTGGCCTGGTCGGGGGTGATCGTGATGCGCTGGCCGACGCCGCCGACGATCTGCGCGGCGTTGACCCCGGCGACGTCCTCGAGCTCGGGGACGACGTTCGCCTCGAGCTGCGCCTGGATCGTCTCCTGGTCGTCGTAGCCGGTCACCGCGAGCTGGATCACCGGGAAGTCGTCGATGCTCGCGGAGATGACGTTCGGGTCGACGCCCTCCGGCAGCTGGCTCTTGATGCGGTTGATCGCCTGCGTGATCTTCTGCTCGGCCGTGGCGAGGTTGGTGCCGTACGTGAAGGACGCCTGGATGATCGAGGCGTTGGTCGTGCTCGTGGCGCTCGTGGACTCCAGCCCCGGTACACCCTGGATCGCGGTCTCGATCGGCGTCGAGACGTCGTTCGCGACCACCTCGGGCGAGGCGCCCGGGTAGGTCGAGACGACGATCAGCGCGGGGAACTCGATCGAGGGGATCAGTTCCTGCTTGAGGTTCGTGAGTGCGAGACCGCCGAAGATCGCGGCGACGATGGTGATCAATGCGATGAGCGCGCGGTTGCGCAGGCTCAGAACGGCAAGTTTCGACACGGTGTCTCTCAGTGGAGGAGTGGTCGACGGCACTCAAGAGGCACCGCCGATACGGTGCTGTATTCGACGCGTTCAGTATCCCATGCGCGTGAGCCGCACAACCCTGCGGACATCGGCTAGAACGAGCGGCCCAGCACCAGTCCCAGCATGGCTGCGAGGACGGTCACGACGATCATCCCGAGGCCGTTGATCCACGCGTCGCGGTGCCGCCCCTTCTGGAACAGGTGCACGGTGTCGACCATCGCCGTGCTGAAGGTCGTGTAACCGCCCATCACTCCGCCGCCGATGACGAACAGCCACTCCGAATCCAGCACCGACGACGCAGCGAGACCGGTGAGCAGCCCCAGGAGGAAGGAGCCGGAGACGTTGATGATCGCGGTGCCCCACGGGAAGCCGCTCTTCACGTGCCGCATGATGAGGCCGTCCACGACGAAGCGCAGACTCGCGCCGATGCCGCCGCCGACGACGGCCGCGAGGAAGACGAGGCCGTTCATGCCTGGCCCTCCGTCGTTCGGGCCGGGAGTCGGCCGCCCAGCCAGATCCCGAGGGCCGCGGCGGCGAAAC
This region includes:
- a CDS encoding glycosyltransferase translates to MAKLLLTAMPFTGHVTPMLSVAAALVARGHDVRFYTGSAFRPGVEASGARHVPWTKAPEFDENDLTATFPRLVGKKGLGQLLINVQDVFIKTAPAQLEDLTAEWEREPWEALAGDEMSIGTALYAEKTACPWGTVAVLPLNLIGREGPPSGMGLTPGRNPVTRLRDAVLRTAVPLIARPLSKPLASARAEIGLPPSKAPFDRVAFSARLLVASGAPLLDYERTDRPASVHFVGQLRPAPTPSALPPWWADLDGRTVVHVTQGTQNIDPSDLIRPTLDALADRDMIVVVSTGVPDRDELPFPVPRNARVAGFLPYADLLPQVDLVVTNGGWGGTLAALAHGIPLVIAGGDLDKPEIAARVAWAGAGFNLKTGTPSAAKVAGGVDRVLADPSFRDAAARVGRQLDELGGPNRAAELLETLL
- a CDS encoding efflux RND transporter permease subunit codes for the protein MSKLAVLSLRNRALIALITIVAAIFGGLALTNLKQELIPSIEFPALIVVSTYPGASPEVVANDVSTPIETAIQGVPGLESTSATSTTNASIIQASFTYGTNLATAEQKITQAINRIKSQLPEGVDPNVISASIDDFPVIQLAVTGYDDQETIQAQLEANVVPELEDVAGVNAAQIVGGVGQRITITPDQAKLAEAGFTQQAIRDALDQNGVLFPGGEITENDQTLTVQTGVKITTVDDLAALPLVPTDAAQFQSGPVTIADVATVASDTDPVTSISRVDGEPALTIAVTKLPSANTVDVSRGVLAVLPDLEKSLDGATFTVVFDQAPYIQQSIEALAQEGMLGLVFAVLVILLFLLSVRATLVTAISIPTSVLITFIGIQAFGYSLNILTLGALTIAIGRVVDDSIVVIENIKRHYVGDADKMASIKRAVREVASAITASTITTVAVFLPIAFVGDVTGELFRPFAMTVTIAMTASLFVALTIVPVLAYWFLRPGKPILDAHGQEIDPEDPASPPSRLQKAYLPVLRWTLKHSWVTLLIAVLVLAGTVAIAPLMKTNFLGDSGQNTFTMTQDIGPAPSLDAEDAAAAQVEDALQGIDGIQTVQVSIGSSGSALRDAFSGGGSGITYSITTDPDADQVAVREDVQQAVADLDDAGTITIASNGGGFGSSDIAIDITAPDGDTLQTATDAVVESVTGRDGVGQVSSNLSASLPYIAVTVDRDKAASLGLSEVAVGALVSNTMQPQRIGAVEIDETQLTVYLAASQTPATIDELRALTVPSAAGPIPLSDVATVEQSEGPTSITTERGQRTATVTVSPSTDDLATASASVTTALADADLPASADASLGGVVSQQEDAFSQLGLAMLAAILIVYIVMVATFKSLRQPLLLLVSVPFAATGAILLQIATGVPLGVASLIGVLMLIGIVVTNAIVLVDLVNQYREKGLSAHDATIAGGARRLRPILMTALATIFALTPMAMGLTGHGGFISQPLAIVVIGGLISSTVLTLLVLPTLYNLVEGARERRAARRKGQDGVVAEPEPALALAGVAAAEAAPMVFESRRARRAMSEANGEVPTDTGIIDVPASAQVVAGAAALESATVETDSADAAAAAAVESDADAVEVEADVAEAGDAESDSDTESGAETDVDAESLAEVEPDAEADAAVATDVATDQPESDETASDEPAEESASDEPDEPAEESESDEATDEPVEESASDEPEADEATVEPAEESAPSADADTAEAESAEESPDQAETDDEQTGDRESRPDDTV
- a CDS encoding DEAD/DEAH box helicase, with the protein product MPNNKKKPSSSRPNFEPRYGEKKTSFHDRQHRPATGAAKAGSRSSGHRGYRAPEEGAPAAKGRWTSTQRAGRDESRGIRDHAPRSDRAQGERPARSFSDRPARSYDDRPARSYSDRPARSNDDRPARSYNDRPARPYSNDRPARSDDRGARSYNDRPARSDDRGARSYNDRPARTDDRPARSYSDRPARPYSNDRPTRSDDRGARSYSDRPARTDDRGARSYSDRPARSDDRGARSYSDRPARPYNDRPARSDDRPARSYSDRPARSNDDRPARSYTERPARSNDDRPRRDFGDQNRRPAASGNRSDWNAETKAKAHHDHVDVVHERLQAEAVQADEVGSTTWSDLGLGQNIANTLIDLGAPSPFPIQAATIPEVLAGRDVLARGRTGSGKTIAFGAPLVERVLKAQAGKKREFARAPMALILAPTRELALQIDRTIQPIARSVGLFTTQIYGGVPQGRQVGALRKGVDIIIGTPGRIEDLINQGKLDLSNVMIAVIDEADHMSELGFLEPVQRILRETAVGSQKLLFSATLDREVAGVVDEFLVNPAVYEVAGETQETGTIEHRVLVIEHRDKAEILDELVDREGKTLVFARTRAYAEMLAEQFADRGIPAVALHGDLNQAKRTRNLERLTSGRVRVLVATDVAARGIHVDDIDLVVQADAPDEFKTYLHRSGRTGRAGAQGRVVTLITRQRRRKMTEMLERAEIDAPFEDARPGDDLVAEIAGALPTNAELTA
- a CDS encoding aldose 1-epimerase family protein: MSTTLPADPTGRQVHLATADGRVTAQIAQVGASLRGLRVTGIDLVPPYPAGTMTPAASGVVLVPWPNRVRDGAWTQRGASHRLPITDIPTGTASHGLLRFASYDIVDESADAVSLSAPVVPRSGYPFHLDTTVTYAVTASGIEVTHRVTNIGADDAPVALGTHPYVCLGDVATADLTLTVPGATRFVLDERLLPVDEVAVTPDVDLRAGARLGDVTLNYAYGSLGRSADGRVRTTLVAADGRSVELWQGPGFDYVQVYTMDAYPGQALAVAVEPMTAPPDALNSGQGLRWLASGESWELRWGIASSLSL
- a CDS encoding antibiotic biosynthesis monooxygenase; amino-acid sequence: MTDQPITVAIERRIDPARASVATSWMQAGTDLATTFDGFLGSGWVRAGEGSDLWYMLYRFRDIPTLEAWEQSAQREWWLDSGRPFAHEVRVERRTGIEGWFDAPFATHIESMGETDAATPTGPILQPIPAAPPRWKQAVTIWLGFFPTNLLATWLLSYVPGLGDWPLVLRVLLTTVLLTPIMTYFVLPWVTRLLRPWLQR